A single region of the Curtobacterium sp. MCJR17_020 genome encodes:
- a CDS encoding sugar porter family MFS transporter produces the protein MSGQGQPRGALELPPLTTGLHRKRIGLISVVACLGGLLFGYDTGVSNGAEISIQSQLGLDDIGLGVVISSLVFAAAVGGLIGGPVSDRIGRRSTILAMAVFFFCGTLLAVFSPNFEVLLAGRIAVGLAVGAASIVVPVYLAELAPLEIRGMITGRNELAIVSGQLAAFVINAIIGIVLGDEGGVWRVMFFICAIPAAALFIGMLRMPESPRWLVEHGHDERALAILKTVRNEGRAEAELEEIRRVTAEEPSETRLNGLKALLSSRWLIRIVLIGCGVAIAQQVTGINSIMYYGQRILIESGFGANAALIANIAPGILAVVGGLIALRNMDRVDRRKTFILGLSLTTTCHILIGVSSLVIPDGNPIRPYVLLFLICAFVLSMQSCLNIAVWVWLAEIFPLNMRGLGTGIAAFAGWLMNGVLALYVPSLIEGVGITGTFFLFAVIGAIALAFIVTQVPETRGWSLEKLEEEVTTGAIYIDTIKGKAKRAGRDER, from the coding sequence ATGTCTGGACAGGGTCAACCGCGCGGAGCGCTCGAACTGCCACCCCTCACGACGGGACTGCACCGGAAACGAATCGGTCTCATCTCGGTCGTCGCCTGCCTCGGCGGCCTGCTGTTCGGGTACGACACCGGCGTCAGCAACGGCGCCGAGATCTCGATCCAGTCGCAGCTCGGGCTCGACGACATCGGCCTCGGTGTCGTGATCTCGTCGCTCGTCTTCGCCGCGGCCGTCGGCGGCCTGATCGGCGGTCCGGTGTCCGACCGCATCGGCCGGCGCTCCACGATCCTCGCGATGGCGGTCTTCTTCTTCTGCGGCACGCTGCTCGCGGTGTTCTCGCCAAACTTCGAGGTGCTGCTGGCCGGACGCATCGCCGTCGGCCTGGCGGTGGGCGCCGCGTCCATCGTCGTCCCCGTGTACCTGGCCGAACTCGCACCGCTCGAGATCCGCGGCATGATCACCGGGCGCAACGAGCTCGCGATCGTGAGCGGGCAGCTCGCCGCGTTCGTCATCAACGCGATCATCGGCATCGTCCTCGGCGACGAGGGCGGCGTGTGGCGCGTCATGTTCTTCATCTGCGCGATCCCGGCCGCTGCCTTGTTCATCGGCATGCTCCGGATGCCGGAGTCCCCGCGCTGGCTCGTCGAGCACGGTCACGACGAGCGGGCGCTCGCGATCCTCAAGACCGTCCGCAACGAGGGCCGTGCCGAGGCCGAGCTCGAGGAGATCCGTCGGGTGACGGCCGAGGAGCCCAGCGAGACCCGCCTGAACGGGCTGAAGGCCCTGTTGTCCAGCCGCTGGCTCATCCGCATCGTCCTGATCGGGTGCGGCGTCGCCATCGCCCAGCAGGTCACCGGCATCAACTCGATCATGTACTACGGCCAGCGCATCCTGATCGAGTCCGGGTTCGGGGCGAACGCCGCACTCATCGCGAACATCGCCCCGGGCATCCTCGCGGTCGTCGGCGGGCTCATCGCCCTCCGGAACATGGACCGCGTGGACCGTCGGAAGACGTTCATCCTCGGGCTCTCCCTGACCACGACCTGCCACATCCTGATCGGCGTGTCGTCCCTGGTGATCCCGGACGGCAACCCGATCCGCCCTTACGTGCTCCTGTTCCTGATCTGCGCCTTCGTCTTGTCGATGCAGTCCTGCCTCAACATCGCGGTCTGGGTGTGGCTGGCCGAGATCTTCCCGCTCAACATGCGCGGCCTCGGGACCGGCATCGCGGCGTTCGCCGGCTGGCTGATGAACGGTGTCCTGGCCCTCTACGTGCCGTCGCTCATCGAGGGTGTCGGCATCACCGGAACGTTCTTCCTCTTCGCCGTGATCGGTGCCATTGCGTTGGCGTTCATCGTGACGCAGGTACCGGAGACCCGAGGCTGGTCGCTCGAGAAGCTCGAGGAGGAGGTCACGACCGGTGCGATCTACATCGACACCATCAAGGGCAAGGCGAAGCGGGCCGGTCGCGACGAGCGGTGA
- a CDS encoding LacI family DNA-binding transcriptional regulator, with product MADDGSTTAGRRATMRDVADRAAVSKSLVSLAFSSPGSVSPERLARILDAADVLGFRPNRVARSLNGARDDFVGILVADSRNPVLAEVVDAARVSLASGGRLGLMTSAVLPNGSSRPRLDLDAVAMLGDLQPSGLIVVGSVPTMDRVVQVMGAARIVIASARPGRLAGAATVRGDDEVGIRLVVDHLVDIGHRRIGHVGGAGGRVATGRVEAFRAAVHEHGLDGGLVAESDFSEAAGYRAALELLDRDEPPTAITAVNDLAAIGVTAAVRQRGLTGSVAVTGYDNTYLAALGAVDLTSVDPDNAAIGRRAAELLLSEENPGEVLIAPTLRVRSSSVLRRG from the coding sequence ATGGCTGACGACGGGTCCACCACAGCGGGGCGGCGCGCGACCATGCGGGACGTCGCCGACCGTGCGGCGGTGTCGAAGTCGCTCGTGTCGCTCGCGTTCAGCTCACCAGGTTCGGTCAGCCCCGAGCGCCTCGCTCGGATCCTCGACGCCGCCGACGTGCTGGGGTTCCGGCCGAACCGGGTGGCGCGCTCGCTCAACGGCGCCCGGGACGACTTCGTCGGGATCCTGGTCGCCGACTCGCGGAACCCCGTGCTCGCCGAGGTCGTCGACGCGGCGCGGGTGTCCCTGGCGTCGGGCGGTCGCCTCGGGCTGATGACCAGTGCGGTGCTGCCGAACGGTTCGTCACGCCCGCGCCTCGACCTCGACGCGGTCGCGATGCTCGGTGACCTGCAGCCGTCCGGGCTCATCGTCGTCGGGTCGGTGCCGACCATGGACCGGGTCGTGCAGGTGATGGGCGCCGCCCGCATCGTGATCGCCAGCGCACGGCCCGGTCGGCTCGCCGGTGCTGCAACGGTCCGCGGGGACGACGAGGTCGGGATCCGGCTCGTCGTCGACCACCTGGTCGACATCGGGCACCGGCGCATCGGGCACGTGGGCGGAGCCGGGGGCCGCGTAGCAACCGGGCGTGTGGAGGCCTTCCGTGCAGCGGTCCATGAACACGGGCTCGACGGGGGGCTGGTCGCCGAGAGCGACTTCTCCGAGGCTGCCGGGTACCGAGCGGCCCTCGAGCTGCTCGACCGGGACGAACCGCCGACGGCGATCACGGCCGTGAACGACCTCGCCGCGATCGGCGTGACGGCGGCCGTCCGGCAGCGCGGGCTCACCGGCTCGGTCGCGGTCACCGGGTACGACAACACGTACCTGGCGGCGCTCGGGGCGGTGGACCTGACGTCCGTCGACCCGGACAACGCGGCGATCGGGCGACGTGCCGCGGAACTCCTGCTCTCGGAGGAGAACCCCGGCGAGGTGCTCATCGCGCCGACGCTCCGGGTCCGGTCGTCGTCAGTACTGCGCCGAGGTTGA
- a CDS encoding Gfo/Idh/MocA family oxidoreductase, whose product MGRLHSRSYALLPLVYPELGLRPRLVVAADVAPAGRDHAKDVLGYEKVVSDYREILADPEVDVVSICAPNSLHAEIGIAAAAAGKPFWIEKPVGRGAEETESVAAAADAAGVATTIGFNYRHVPAVQHARQLVLDGSLGRITNVRGRFFGGFSSNPEDPLTWRFVRATSGSGVLGDLMGHLVDLMHYVLGPIGSISAATGTYLTERPGLPGTPDAGKLLPVENEDYATMLVRFGESAVGAGAIGNLEASRIAVGPRSEYAFEVFGTEGSVRWDFERLNELDVALARTGPHVGYTRAFADGYFPDYSRFQPSSGTSMGYDDLKVIEAAKFLTAATGGEATGSNIHDAVASARVLSAAEESAASGQWVDLPVEPGTTANTAVTAGVRA is encoded by the coding sequence ATGGGGCGCCTCCACTCGCGCTCCTACGCCCTCCTCCCGCTCGTCTACCCGGAGCTCGGGCTCCGTCCCCGACTCGTCGTCGCCGCCGACGTCGCACCCGCCGGTCGCGACCACGCGAAGGACGTCCTCGGCTACGAGAAGGTCGTCTCGGACTACCGCGAAATCCTGGCCGACCCCGAGGTCGACGTCGTGTCGATCTGCGCCCCGAACTCGCTGCACGCCGAGATCGGCATCGCCGCGGCCGCAGCCGGTAAGCCGTTCTGGATCGAGAAGCCCGTCGGCCGCGGGGCGGAAGAGACCGAGTCGGTTGCTGCCGCCGCTGACGCCGCCGGGGTCGCGACCACCATCGGCTTCAACTACCGGCACGTCCCGGCGGTGCAGCACGCACGGCAGCTCGTCCTCGACGGTTCGCTCGGCCGGATCACCAACGTCCGCGGTCGGTTCTTCGGCGGCTTCTCCTCGAACCCGGAGGACCCGCTGACGTGGCGCTTCGTCCGGGCGACCTCGGGCAGCGGGGTCCTCGGTGACCTGATGGGGCACCTCGTCGACCTCATGCACTACGTCCTCGGCCCGATCGGCTCGATCTCGGCCGCGACCGGCACCTACCTGACCGAGCGGCCCGGGCTCCCCGGCACGCCCGACGCCGGCAAGCTGCTCCCCGTCGAGAACGAGGACTACGCCACGATGCTCGTCCGCTTCGGCGAGTCCGCCGTGGGCGCGGGCGCGATCGGCAACCTCGAGGCCTCCCGCATCGCGGTCGGCCCCCGGTCCGAGTACGCGTTCGAGGTCTTCGGCACCGAGGGGTCGGTCCGCTGGGACTTCGAGCGGCTCAACGAGCTCGACGTCGCGCTGGCCCGCACCGGCCCGCACGTCGGCTACACCCGCGCGTTCGCCGACGGGTACTTCCCCGACTACTCCCGCTTCCAGCCGAGCTCGGGCACGAGCATGGGCTACGACGACCTCAAGGTCATCGAGGCGGCGAAGTTCCTCACCGCGGCCACCGGCGGCGAGGCCACCGGGTCGAACATCCACGACGCCGTCGCCTCGGCCCGCGTGCTGAGCGCCGCCGAGGAGTCCGCTGCTTCCGGGCAATGGGTCGACCTGCCCGTCGAACCCGGCACCACCGCCAACACCGCCGTCACCGCAGGGGTGCGTGCATGA
- a CDS encoding sugar phosphate isomerase/epimerase gives MSLRIATAPISWGVSEVDGWGHQLPPERVLAEMTSLGFEATELGAQGFLPPAPEDKAARLAEFGMTAIGSFVPVIAHQPGTDPLPRIEQELADYAASGATVLVVCADSEQTGYDAQREPLTDEQWATLFTNFDRITEAAAAVGVTATLHPHVGTVVETKDDVDAVLAGSTIPFCFDTGHLFLGGTDPVRFAAEHSDRIAYMHLKDVSLEGAQQVANGEISYFDAIKADLLYRPVGQGDVDIRAILTSMVEAGFDGWIVLEQDKVVLEEPAPGTGPIEDARASVEFVRALVAELEAAEVTR, from the coding sequence ATGAGCCTCCGCATCGCGACCGCACCGATCTCCTGGGGTGTCAGCGAGGTTGACGGCTGGGGCCACCAGCTGCCGCCAGAGCGCGTCCTCGCCGAGATGACGTCCCTCGGTTTCGAGGCCACCGAGCTCGGCGCCCAGGGGTTCCTGCCCCCGGCGCCCGAGGACAAGGCGGCCCGGCTCGCCGAGTTCGGCATGACGGCGATCGGCAGCTTCGTGCCGGTCATCGCCCATCAGCCCGGCACCGACCCGCTGCCCCGGATCGAACAGGAACTCGCCGACTACGCGGCCTCCGGGGCGACCGTGCTCGTGGTCTGCGCGGACAGCGAGCAGACCGGCTACGACGCCCAGCGCGAGCCGCTCACCGACGAGCAGTGGGCGACGCTGTTCACCAATTTCGACCGGATCACCGAGGCGGCGGCGGCGGTCGGCGTGACAGCGACCCTGCACCCGCACGTCGGGACCGTCGTCGAGACGAAGGACGACGTCGATGCCGTGCTCGCCGGATCGACGATCCCGTTCTGCTTCGACACCGGACACCTGTTCCTCGGTGGCACGGACCCGGTCCGCTTCGCCGCCGAGCACAGCGACCGCATCGCGTACATGCACCTCAAGGACGTGTCCCTCGAGGGTGCGCAGCAGGTGGCAAATGGCGAGATCAGCTACTTCGACGCAATCAAGGCGGACCTGCTCTACCGACCCGTCGGACAGGGCGACGTGGACATCCGCGCGATCCTGACGAGCATGGTAGAAGCCGGCTTCGACGGCTGGATCGTCCTCGAGCAGGACAAGGTCGTGCTCGAGGAGCCCGCTCCCGGGACCGGCCCGATCGAGGACGCCCGTGCGAGCGTCGAGTTCGTCCGCGCCCTCGTCGCCGAGCTCGAGGCCGCCGAGGTCACCCGGTGA
- a CDS encoding Gfo/Idh/MocA family oxidoreductase — MRVGVAGLGRIGAMHARNLARTPGVDEVVLIGRDAGRTEGVRTRLDEQRGAETGWASVSTTVEPLADVLPSLDGVLVAAATDTHADLARVVADSHTPLLIEKPLALGVDELTELSRDLDATGTPIMVAFHRRYDPGYQRLRQHVLDGDIGTLRLVQATENDHHALPVDYIPQSHGMWLDLLVHDFDIIPWVVGDPVVEISMIGSVLDEPVYGDYQDTDTAMVTLRFASGAVGSIGALRRSDAGQDVRLEVTGTNGAFGAGYGPRTPITSTEPGGIAPANPYDTFGDRFVPAFEEEIAHFVRMIRGESESLTPPAAGLVATALAEAAAESFHTGRPVRPRSTASTMRTTTA, encoded by the coding sequence GTGAGGGTCGGCGTCGCCGGCCTCGGCCGCATCGGCGCGATGCACGCGCGGAACCTCGCCAGGACCCCGGGCGTCGACGAGGTCGTGCTGATCGGCCGCGACGCCGGCCGGACCGAGGGCGTGCGCACCCGGCTCGACGAGCAACGCGGGGCCGAGACCGGCTGGGCGTCGGTGTCGACCACCGTCGAGCCGCTCGCAGACGTCCTGCCCTCGCTCGACGGCGTCCTCGTCGCGGCGGCGACGGACACCCACGCCGACTTGGCCCGCGTCGTCGCGGACTCGCACACCCCGCTCCTGATCGAGAAGCCCCTCGCACTCGGCGTGGACGAGCTCACCGAGCTGTCCCGCGACCTCGACGCGACCGGCACCCCGATCATGGTCGCGTTCCACCGCCGCTACGACCCGGGCTACCAGCGATTGCGGCAGCACGTCCTCGACGGTGACATCGGCACGCTGCGACTCGTGCAGGCGACCGAGAACGACCACCACGCCCTGCCGGTGGACTACATACCGCAGTCGCACGGCATGTGGCTCGACCTGCTCGTCCACGACTTCGACATCATCCCGTGGGTCGTCGGCGACCCCGTCGTCGAGATCTCGATGATCGGGTCCGTCCTGGACGAGCCCGTCTACGGTGACTACCAGGACACCGACACCGCGATGGTGACCCTGCGGTTCGCCTCGGGTGCCGTTGGCAGCATCGGGGCGCTCCGCCGGAGCGACGCCGGCCAGGACGTCCGGCTCGAGGTCACCGGGACGAACGGCGCGTTCGGCGCGGGCTACGGACCGCGCACGCCGATCACGTCGACCGAGCCCGGCGGCATCGCCCCGGCGAACCCGTACGACACCTTCGGCGACCGGTTCGTCCCGGCGTTCGAGGAGGAGATCGCGCACTTCGTACGGATGATCCGTGGTGAGTCGGAGAGCCTCACCCCGCCCGCCGCCGGTCTCGTCGCCACCGCACTCGCCGAAGCTGCTGCCGAATCGTTCCACACCGGTCGTCCTGTGCGACCGCGCAGTACCGCGTCGACCATGCGGACCACCACCGCGTAG
- the iolG gene encoding inositol 2-dehydrogenase, with product MAQQIRIGLFGTGRIGQVHAMSVAAIDDAELAWVCDPFVEGAERTAAEYGGAVSTDPAEVFASGEVDAVIIAAPTVTHVDLIDAAIDAGVPVLCEKPIDLDLERVDRFRAKAAAATVPIVLGFNRRFDRHFAELHRRVSAGEIGTLEQVLITSRDPAEPPAGYLASSGGIFRDMTIHDLDMARFFVPDIVEVTARGANTFSATARELGDFDSAVVTLRGAGDELVVITNSRHAAYGYDQRFEVFGSEGLLQVGNQTDTLVRHWGADAVEALEPYQNFFLQRYAEAYRLEVVEFLKAVRGEPSRSPGFEDGRAALVLADAADRSARTGGSVAVDLSR from the coding sequence ATGGCGCAACAGATCCGGATCGGCCTCTTCGGCACCGGGCGCATCGGACAGGTCCACGCCATGAGCGTGGCCGCCATCGACGACGCAGAGCTCGCGTGGGTCTGCGACCCGTTCGTCGAGGGCGCCGAGCGAACGGCCGCCGAGTACGGCGGCGCGGTCAGCACCGACCCGGCCGAGGTATTCGCCTCGGGCGAGGTCGACGCGGTCATCATCGCGGCACCGACGGTCACCCACGTCGACCTCATCGACGCCGCGATCGACGCGGGCGTCCCGGTGCTCTGCGAGAAGCCGATCGACCTCGACCTCGAGCGGGTGGACCGGTTCCGCGCGAAGGCCGCGGCCGCCACCGTCCCGATCGTGCTCGGTTTCAACCGGCGGTTCGACCGACACTTCGCCGAACTACACCGCCGGGTGAGCGCGGGGGAGATCGGCACGCTGGAGCAGGTCCTCATCACGAGCCGCGACCCCGCCGAGCCACCGGCCGGGTACCTGGCGTCGTCCGGCGGGATCTTCCGTGACATGACGATCCACGACCTCGACATGGCGCGCTTCTTCGTGCCGGACATCGTCGAGGTGACCGCCCGTGGCGCGAACACGTTCAGTGCGACGGCCCGCGAACTCGGCGACTTCGACTCCGCGGTCGTCACCCTCCGCGGTGCGGGCGACGAACTCGTGGTGATCACGAACTCGCGGCACGCGGCGTACGGGTACGACCAGCGCTTCGAGGTCTTCGGGTCCGAGGGGCTCCTGCAGGTCGGCAACCAGACCGACACGCTCGTACGGCACTGGGGTGCCGACGCCGTCGAGGCACTGGAGCCGTACCAGAACTTCTTCCTGCAGCGGTACGCGGAGGCATACCGGCTCGAGGTCGTCGAGTTCCTGAAGGCGGTGCGGGGCGAACCCTCCCGCAGCCCCGGGTTCGAGGACGGCCGTGCCGCGCTCGTCCTCGCCGACGCCGCCGACCGGTCGGCCCGCACGGGCGGATCGGTCGCGGTCGACCTGTCGCGATGA